The following is a genomic window from Chanos chanos chromosome 1, fChaCha1.1, whole genome shotgun sequence.
TATTGTTCAATTCTCGCTCTCTAACGGAACACTCCCCTTCTCTCCTATTGTTCGTTCCCATCCAACTGGATTCTTATTGGTGAGGAACAGATGCTGTGCTGTTTGATTGGGTGAAAGTTGCTCCGTTTGCTCGAACACTTGTTGAATACCCCTCTACCCCTCCTCTTAGTGCTTATTCTCAGCACCGCTACTTTTCCATCCTCACTCTGAAAGCCGCTCAGTCTGAGGAAAGTCCGTTAGGAACACAATTACTGGAGACGGGAATCATGCATCCTTAAATAGCGCGTCAGTACTTAAGGCTTAAACTTAGAGAAAACATTTGAGACTAtaactgaaagagaagaaaaggttcTGCTCGAGCAAAAAGCCTAGAGACTACAACTAGAAATCTaattaactgaaaacaaaacaaaacaaaacaaaaacaaaaagatggcATCTGCTGCTTTGGAGATTCTTGGCTTGGCATTGTGTGTGATCGGCACTTTGCTGGAAATGGCCGCGTGCGGTCTGCCCACCTGGAAGGTATCTGCATTTATCGAAGCCAATATTGTCGTAGCGCAGACCATCTGGGAAGGACTGTGGATGTCATGTGCGGTTCAGAGCACGGGGCAGATGCAGTGCAAGGTGCACGACTCCATGCTTGCGCTCGCCCATGATCTGCAGGCCGCTCGAGCCCTCACTGTCATCTCGTCGGTTTTGTGCGTAATTGCGTTGATGGTCGTGATTGCTGGCGCACAGTGCACCAACTGCATCAAGACGGACGGCGTGAAGGTCCGAGTGGTGAACATCGGCGGGGTGATTTACATCTTGAGCGGGCTCTTCGTGCTCATACCGCTCTGCTGGATGGCAAACAACATCATCTCTGATTTCTACAACCCGCAGGTGCCCAACGCTAAGAAGCGCGAGATTGGGGCCGCGCTCTATATCGGCTGGGCTGCCACCGCGCTCCTTCTTATCGGCGGTGGGATACTTTGTTGCTCATGTCCATCTTCAGGAAATTCCGGTTATTCGGTGAAGTACGCACCTACTACTAAACGGGCAACACCGAACGGAGACTACGACAAACGGAATTATGTTTAAGTCTGTGactgtacaaaaacatttttttttatactacTGTTGTGATGTTCTTTTTGCACCTACGTTTTTTAACTACAGAACTGAACAAGTGAACGTATTATCGTCTTTGCTCATACTTCTATTTTTAAGCTCACGCTTCATTAAGAGGTTCATGTGCACATTTCTCCTATTGCATCCCGAGGAACGATGAAAATGCAATCTGgagtacaggaaaaaaaaccattgaAAAACTCGTAAAACAACATTTATCTGAGGTACCTTTCACCCTGCATAGACCATTGTAAGTAGATTCTAGTTTAGCAGTTGTTGAGAATACAAATGTTTACTGCAATAAAATGCTTGCATATATTTTTGAAGGACTTCTATTGCTCGAGAGCAAATGTCCGTTTTTACTGACGTGTGTACTTTTTATATGAAGTTAAATATTCAGTTAATTATGCAGAGAAGTGGTGACCATGTACTGCATGGTCTACAGCCGGACAGTCATTGATACCCCAACTTCAAAACTATTTCTGAATTAAGATGGTAAACATCTAAAGGATAAACGCAACTGGACTGAAAAGTGGCACATTCGTAGAGTAGAAGAGCCCCGCGCCCACCTCCATGAGAAAGTTTGTTTAACAACACTGTCGAAACTGTCTGGCTGTATGGACGAGCTGAAGCATAGCTTTAAAGCGCCTCcaaatctgtatctgttcatTGTGTTCTGTCCAATTCACTCTACGTGGCTAAGGATGTCTATTTTTTATAACTTTCAATGGGGTTGTTGGGCCTCTttcactgaaaactgttttaaataaacgCCTATTGATATGCCTTGAATCTGAATGCCTCtgtttatgcaaaaaaaaaaaaaaaaaaaaaaaaggaaaagaaaaaaaggacgcGTCATATCTGTAACGTTAGTGATAAATTGTCAGTAACTTCATATTTTCTCCAGGGGAATTGCACGATGAATAAAGAAGACTGGTAAAATTGAACCGAATTCAACTGAGAACTTGCTAATTCTACATTCAGTTAATAGCCCATTGTATTTATTATGAAAATTAACGTAATGGACCATAACTGAAAATGTTGAAGCGGAGTGACAGTTATATAGCCTATTGAGTTCCAGTGTAAATCTACTCCTCTCATTTAGCCAATGTTATTCGTTAAAAATTTCGATTACATTTCACAGGTGCTTTTACGCACGACAGAATTCCTATTTTGGAATTGTATAAAGGTTTGTAATCCTTATACCCTTCATTTATAAACCTCCCCCATGAAACAAACGCTATAATCGCAAGATATACAAGGGAATTATTTTTGCCTcgtctttttttcctgcttgtGGTTGCAGTTCTTCacacatttgttatttttgaatACACGTCAACCGAttcagagagcagctcaaaTAAGGTCCACTGTGGATATCACTCTCCTAAGAAGAAGTGTCGAAGGAGGCTGCATCGCAGACAGCCAGATGACAATGTCCTTTCATTGAGTAGAGGGTCCCCCTGTGTAGTACACAAAAGAATGAACACCTACATCCCCCAAACGCACGCCCTTCCTGTGAAGGCGCGTTGATTATTAAGAGTAATTTTCAGAggactttttttattattatttttcccaGCATCCTTTTTGACAGCACATGCTCCCCCTTTCACGCCAACGGATTGTCCTCGCGTGACTGCTTGACCGTCACGAGTTTTAATTAGACTCACCGACAAGTACATGGGGGTCAAATTCCGTTACACTGAAAATTTTCGAAACCGAACCAATATTACCTGTCACACCCCCACGGGCGAATTTCTCAAAATAGGAACGACAGTTAGACACCAAATGATCAAATATATTTAACCGAatctttttttactctttacttTAAATAATGCAGTCATCGGAATGCAGTCATTACGTGGTTGAACGTTTGACACACCAAGCTAAAACAACTCCTAGATCAGAGGTACGCTATGTTCGTGGTACTGTTTTAGGTGCCTTAAGCTCTGAGATGTTTAAGACTCTTAGTTGGTCATATGCCCACTCAAAGCAGGAAAACACATCAGTCACAGAAAAATTCTGAAACAGTGGTGGAGAGTCTCTTGACCTAGACCAGTTCTCTAGAAAAAAAATAGGCCAAACGAAGCTGAGACACATAAACTTCACTTTCTCTTGCATTTTCCAATCTTTCCAAATAAGTTCTAAGTCTTAAGAGTGTAGCATTTAAAGCCCCAACAGAAGCCGTTGTTGTAAGACAGATTTTCCAGTAAACTTCTCGTCAAACTCAAAGCCCGTGAAATCTCTGGGGGCTCTAAGCTAAGTGTTTGCTTTCTTACATACTCTCCTCATTTCAATGGTGCTGAATAGGATTTCAGGACTCTATTTTGGACGACTGAATGAATAGTCATTATGTCTAACGCATATTACACCATTTCTGAAAGACAGCTTACACAAAtgccaagaaaacaaaaatacctcCATCAGTGAAAATAACTTCTGCCGCCATTGTACTAAACCTGGtatgatttaaagaaaaacttttgGTAGGACCCCGTAAagaaaacttcttttttttttttgtgagccaGCTGTAGCTTATTGGTGTGTTGACAGTGCAACATCCCCCCACTTCTCTGGACTCAGACTGGGGCACAATAGACTCTGGCCTGGGCTCTTGGACCTAGACTGCTTCTTTCAGCTGCCATTGTGGCATTGTTAACTCCAGTCACCGTATCCAAGCTGAGGAGGTTACGAGGCAAGAGCAAGgggcgtatgcatgtgtgcatgttttggggtgggggtgtgaagagggggtttctttttttgagacgggggggggggggggggggtcctttaAAGAACTTTCATTCCATAGTGAACAGAAACACCCAGGGCTAACCATGACGTCATTAAAGAGCCCTTGTCATGGCAACCGTGAAGAACCTGCAGTTGCCTCGGCGACAGGGCCCCATAATGTGGTCATATGGATGAGGACAATGGAGGCCCAGTCGGTAGAAATTCCAAgacatccagagagagagagagagagagatagagaggtggggggggttgtgcatacatgtgcacaaacaAGTAGCCTTTAtggatacacacagacagatctaCAAGCGTATCCATCCAGACATGAACACATACTTTCTCATGTACACTCACAAATACATTCACTTTCTGTATTATAACCTATTGTTATTACATGCTACATTTCCTGCATTTGTCTCTTATCATTATATCAACATCATATAGAGCGCCGTTACGCAGCTGAATAGGAAGCATATCAGTTTTAACACACTGCATGCAATTATAAAGAGATTCATTGGGGTGTTAAAGAGGAAGTGtttatttagagagagaaaaaagtgcaGTCCCGTGTGTCAATATCAGAAACACTTAAAGAGGGTCGCTGGTGTAGATCAGACTAAACACTCTGTGTTATATGTGTCTCATCACTAAATGAGACTCACTGTGACTAAATCCCAGTATTTTCTCACACCCTCATTAACAGTTATTGGTGGGATGATTCTCAGTACGTTCAAgacttaatttatttatatcGCGTCATCTTAAGATCTACCTAAAAATGTAAGGTAATTCAGCGTGTTACCAGAGTtatgtaaatgcacacacacacacacacacacacacacacacacacacacacacacacacacacagaataacactTGGCACAGTGTTTTTATAGCAGCACAGCACTTTCTCATGACGTGTgcgctgacctctgacccagaGGGTTCAGAAGTCACTTCCCCCTTCTCACGACTGACCGCTCGTGATCTCATCGTCCAGACCATCGCCAAGGCAATAGGACCTTATTATGACCTCTCACCCCTATTGACACCAACTGGGCGTGCTCAGAACGCACTCCCACTTACCAGGCCACACGCTAAACTCCTCGTCAAGCGTCATCGCCGTCAGAGGAATCCTTTCGCTGAATCatctctctgctcatctctgtAAAGGTACCTCTCAGCTCCATCAGCACTTCCTCTGTCATAACTCCATATTCATAATCACAGTATATATAGTCTCCTTATCAGCGGCAAATCAAAGTGACATTTCATGATAAGGTCAAACATCGTGGATGGCCTCCCGGCGGCAAAATCTATGCATCGTTGAACTTTTTTTGGAAAGTACAAAACTATGGAGTAGATttccattttattcatttttcagagaaactatgttttcctcctttaatccatatttatatattgtttcagtgattctctgtttctgtcctctgtaCAATGCTTTGGCATAATAATGATCTCATGATGAAGTTATGAGTGTTAACTGATGATCAAGCAtaactaaatgtgtgtgttcgtgaCTGCGTTTGTCGCAACCCAACAGAAAAATCAGGCTCTCTGCATAGGGGTCAGCAGGACAGGAAACAGGAAGGAAGCTGATAAGGAGGGGcagagaaagggtgtgtgtgtgtgtatgtgtgtggctgaaCTGTAACACTTGCTGCAGGTGGACTGTTGCCCTCTTAAAGCAAAACCTCTTATAACATTACTTAGCAACAGCACACAGATACTTAAGAGTCCTACTTTATTTCTTACCGTCATAGAGAATTTACAGATTAGAGTCAGCTGGACACTGGGTCACGTCATACTAACCAACAGGGagaatatacagacacacagacaggtaaacaAACTCTTTGATACAGACAGTTAGGCAAATGTTCAGTGAGACAGGGAAGGAGAATACTATAGATACACATCAAGACATGCAGTACAGTATATGAACGTATGCAAAGACCTAAAGAGAATATAATTAATGGGCTGCAATCAACAGAATCTAAGGCTGACATCAACAGCAAGCAGTCAGGTAAGGTGATCTTAGTAACTACATTACCCCATAAACTACACctggaaagagaatgagaaatgattGGCATGTCATTGTCTCGTGGAATGCTCTAGGCCTGTTAATTCTGGAATGTCTGAGAGCAATTCTAGAATGTTTTTAAGGGATATGGAATGCCTGAGGAGCTTTGAAAGCCTATTTGATTTATCATAGACCTCACCCCTTAGAGAGAGGCAATGCAATCCAGTTCCATGtgatgtgcgtgcatgttttgCACAGATACAGATGCTTCACAAGAGTTCAATGCATATGTTATACTGTATTCTGACTGGAAGAGGCTCAAAACAAAGCCCAAAATTCCTGTACATGAGAGAGCATGGAGCCAAGACTTGAATCACATGATccataaacacaagcacacacacacagacacacacacacacacacacacacagacattactcaCAAACCGCTCAGGAGGATATGTTAGGACATCTCAGTGGGATGAAATTTTAATTGGCTGCACTGCTGTCTGCCCATGAATGATCGCCCTTCTATACACAAATAGcaatcagagaaacacacacacacacacatacacacacaaagcttgtACAGCTTACTCAAACGAAGTGTACTGTAACAAgacacattcatttaatttgatttttttttctgacactcCCTGGTGTCATAGTCACGTACCCAGAAACCTCCTAAAGTTACTGGGTGTCTAACATTGGGTATCTAGAACCTTTGTGTTTCTGCGGCCCTATAGAGAATCAAAATTCAGAACAACTTGGGAAACCTCTCATAAAAATTAGCACGCTATGTTTTTAGGCGTGTAACGTATTATTAACTTGTACTTACATTGTAATTATAAATAGTACAGCTTGAGATGGTACAAGGTGAATTATTCCTTGGATGCTATCTACACTGTAAACCTGAACGTTCAAATAACTTTATTCTATTAAATTCTGTGAACTTAAAATGTCCTTAAAAATTGTGTAAACTAAAAACTTTGGATTAATTCCGAATCACTTTTGGTTTAAGCAATATGAACTCCAAATTATTAAGTCGCTATAACATAAAATTTTGGAATTCCGACGTCTGCGCCGCAGTGCGTTATGGGGCGCCTCCGCTTACATTCGACCTAGTGAACTTTCTACAGCGACAAACAAGAGTTTTTCAAAAAGAAGGTAATCACTGCAGTCATCGTTACAACTACTTTGCATTTGGTGCACTGCTTGGTTGGCAAGGTGCGACGGTATCATCTGTAAAATAATGATTGAACGCCTCTAAGTAAGAATCCCGCCCAAATGATAAGTCACTGTTCCATGACGATCTTAAACCAGTCTCGAAATGCAAGTACACTCTTTCGCCAATCTAGGTATACGATTTGAAGCACCTTTAGATcttaaaaatatgtattaaGTGTATATATTATGTGACTTTGTGAAATAATGCATTCAAATACGAGCTTTTAGACTTGGTTAACTCAAAAAGTTCAATTAACAAGAATCTGTAAGTCAAACGAAAATCTTTTTGAGTTATATCTAACACAATAAGTTTAAGTAATCCTGACATGCAGAATTAGTTTATTGTACAATTTAGTACTTTAAGTACTCTCAacttatatttgtttatttgttcaacAATGGTTACAGTGTATGTAGTGTAGAAgtgactcccctctctctctgtatgtatgtgtctctctcacttacacacacacacacacacacacacacacttgatagTAAGTGGATGAAGCGTAGTCCAGTGACGCACGTGTACAGCACAGTGTGTTGCTGCCTTTTACAGATGAGGTCTATTGTCCCTGGTCAACCAGTAAAGCTAATCCTTCACACAATCTTAGAACATCTGAGAATATctttaaatacaaaacaaaacaaaaacaaagtacaaacaCTACTGGAACAGTAACTTTTAAGGACATGAGATGACTGAGAGAAGGGGAtggagtgagggtgtgtgtgtgtgtgtgtgtgtgtgtgtgtgagagagagagagcaggaaaaggaCATTACTGTTAGTCACAAATGACCCAGCAACAAAGCTTCTGTtagtcacttctctctcactctctctctctcgctctgtctctctctctctcgctctctctccacgTGTGTTCTGTATCGCCGGGGCAACACGTCACATTCCTCAGAAGCAGCTCAGTGGAAAGAGCAGTGAGCCCCATATCAgcatgggggagagagagaggcagttggGGGTGCTGTCTGTGTTATTGAGTCAGGCAAAGGGCTTAGCTTCTCATAATGGGCAGTACCCCTCCCCCAAGACCCTGCCTAAAAGTTACcaccatattaaaaaaaaacaagaaacagactGAGCACaaattgaaacaaaacaaactgtaacaAGTTCCACTGTATTCCTTTTATCATCCGTCTAAGTCAACTAACTGGTGACTCTGAAATGTTGTATAATCTATTTATTTGAAAGTTGTATCTTTAGTGCATTTAACCAACCTTTGACAGACTCCATCCATGACTTCATCTGTTTCTCGGTCCTTAGCGAACACGTATTCTGAGCGTACATTtaaactgtgcgtgtgtgaatgttttatgaatactATTTGTGTATATTactttgctgtttttaattcaaaagCAGTGGGACTGAGATACAATGGTGAGTATGCGGTTCTAATACAGTACAATACTGAGATGAACATCCTAAAAAGTGATTTTTTCAGGTAGTGTTCTCCTCTATTAAAAATCAGTCTTTATCTTTGCCTAATTACTTTCTTGTTTCTTGCTATTATCATTTCccctaaaaataaaatcatgaagattcaattttagaaaaaaaagaaagatttgggAAAAAACCCCATGGAGGTAAAAAAGCTGTTACCTCCCATGCAGAGGGAGTAAATGGTTATTTGGCGCTGTTTGATAATAACCTTGAACATAAACACCTCCATCCTGTCATTAGCAGGGTGGGTTCTTCCCCCAATcgatgtacgtgtgtgtgtgtgtgcgtgtgtg
Proteins encoded in this region:
- the cldn5a gene encoding claudin 5a, whose protein sequence is MASAALEILGLALCVIGTLLEMAACGLPTWKVSAFIEANIVVAQTIWEGLWMSCAVQSTGQMQCKVHDSMLALAHDLQAARALTVISSVLCVIALMVVIAGAQCTNCIKTDGVKVRVVNIGGVIYILSGLFVLIPLCWMANNIISDFYNPQVPNAKKREIGAALYIGWAATALLLIGGGILCCSCPSSGNSGYSVKYAPTTKRATPNGDYDKRNYV